From Mya arenaria isolate MELC-2E11 chromosome 1, ASM2691426v1, a single genomic window includes:
- the LOC128227448 gene encoding heat shock 70 kDa protein 12A-like, which translates to MSATWLIEIAQSGTNAAKQFMREAAKQAGIEETSLTVALEPEAASLFCRHLPVERSGNKTSLGIPKAGQRYLVLDAGGGTIDITVHGVLRSMEVKELYKASGGAWGGTKVDEAFKGFINDIAGFDAMADLKRNHLYDFIDLFRRFENKKRSISPDKDSKMIIPLLLSLCTLIEKRQGRALCDLIKNTYYASSVSMTNEKVKIDASVARRFFETCVSSTVGHLKNILSLPVNRGVEAILMVGGFSESPMLQHAVSKEFGVLKRIVPREASLAVLKGAVIFGHNTKAIKERISQRTYGVETTSPFDATKHDVTKKKYYEGKARCTDIFLKHIEIGQKLKVVSTGFEAKTTALVEKLSEEEHEIQEWKLKIETPEQHMVEVKRNKEKVLSRRKRGVVDHRLGLLVGKPGPQVPLDTKVHQAESDLEVRKVTKAPVETQAYAAHQVHTGILAGPDHQVLSASRAR; encoded by the exons ATGTCGGCAACATGGCTGATTGAAATAGCT CAATCTGGGACTAATGCTGCCAAACAGTTTATGAGAGAAGCCGCTAAACAG GCTGGTATCGAAGAAACAAGTCTCACTGTTGCTCTAGAACCAGAGGCAGCGTCATTGTTTTGTCGCCACCTACCGGTTGAACGAAGCGGAAATAAAACGTCGCTCGGCATACCGAAAGCTGGACAGAGATATCTGGTGTTGGATGCGGGAG GTGGGACAATAGATATCACCGTCCATGGAGTGTTGCGTTCGATGGAGGTAAAGGAACTGTACAAGGCGAGCGGCGGTGCGTGGGGTGGAACTAAGGTCGACGAAGCCTTCAAAGGTTTCATCAATGACATTGCAG GGTTCGACGCCATGGCCGATTTAAAGCGAAACCACTTGTACGATTTCATTGATTTGTTTCGTCGATTCGAAAACAAGAAGCGGTCCATTTCTCCAGACAAGGACAGCAAGATGATTATACCCCTTCTTCTGTCCCTGTGTACCTTGATAGAGAAACGACAGGGACGAGCCTTGTGTGACCTCATCAAGAACACGTATTACGCCTCTTCG GTGTCAATGACAAACGAAAAGGTCAAGATCGACGCTAGCGTTGCCAGACGGTTTTTCGAAACATGTGTTTCAAGCACTGTTGGGCACTTGAAGAACATTCTAAGCTTGCCAGTAAACAGGGGTGTAGAAGCTATTTTGATGGTAGGTGGATTTTCCGAATCGCCTATGCTTCAACACGCTGTGAGCAAAGAGTTCGGAGTTCTAAAAAGAATTGTTCCACGGGAAGCAAGCCTGGCAGTACTGAAAGGGGCTGTAATATTTGGGCACAACACAAAAGCTATCAAAGAACGTATTAGCCAACGGACTTACGGTGTTGAAACGACCTCTCCTTTCGATGCAACCAAACACGATGTGaccaaaaagaaatattatgaagGAAAAGCCCGATGCACCGATATTTTTTTGAAGCATATAGAAATTGGACAGAAACTAAAGGTTG TATCGACAGGGTTTGAAGCAAAGACTACAGCTTTAGTAGAAAAACTATCAGAAGAAGAGCATGAGATTCAGGAATGGaaactgaaaatagaaacaCCTGAACAACATATGGTGGAAGTAAAACGGAATAAGGAAAAAG TTCTTAGCCGACGTAAGAGAGGGGTAGTTGATCATAGACTTGGACTTCTTGTTGGCAAGCCGGGCCCCCAG GTACCCCTGGACACCAAGGTCCACCAGGCAGAATCGGATCTAGAGGTCAGAAAGGTAACAAAGGCACCAGTGGAAACCCAGGCTTACGCGGCCCACCAGGTCCATACGGGCATCCTGGCTGGCCCGGACCACCAG GTTTTGTCGGCTTCCCGGGCGAGATAG